TAAACTAGCACCTTTACTATCTGGAAAGTCGGTAATAACTTGTTTGCTTAATGTTAACGCTTCCTTGATTTTATATTGAACCTCTGGATTAGTCTCTTTATTATAACCATTACCTTGCACATTGTATACTGTTGCTATTTTAAAATTGTAAAGTGCAGAGACTTGGTGTGTTTTATGTTTTTCAGCAGCAGCTTTAAGTGTGTTTAAATAGATAGTCTCTTTATTGTTTAAAGTCGCATGGTTGTATACATACTCTAAACGGTCTATATTAACTTCGGTTAAAGCGTATGGGTTTTTATCTTTTAAATGAAATTTAATTAAATTCTGATAGATTTTTAAAGCTTGTAATTGTAATGATGTCGCATCTTTTGAGGTAATAGTTGTTCTAGAAAAGGTGTTTGAGTCTGTTAAATAGTCGGCATTGTCAATTACAAATTTATAAGCTGGTTGTGTGATTCTATTTTCAGATGTTTTATAAAAGGTTAAAGCATTATGATTTAAAAAATCGAATAACGTTGGTCTGTAAACTTCAGAATCTTTCCCTTTGGTAATAATAGCACTAAATTGGCTCGTGTCCGTTTGTTGTAACATTAATCCATTGCGTAACGAGCGGTCATAAAGTGTCTGGATTTCGGAGAATAAGGTTTCTAAATCCCAAGTTCTGAAATCAATAGCGTCTGTTTTGTCTTCGGTTTTAGTACGGTTGTAAAACTGATATCTATTTTGCTGAAAATATTGCCAATACAAAGTCGCTAACATGTTTTCTAACACATTTTTAGTTGGTGCTTGACTTTTAGCGATTTCAGCTTTAAAATTATTGACTATACTCAGTTGCGCATCTTCTTCTAGTAATAAAGCAAATTTGCTTTTAAATAGTAAAACTTTTATACGTTGCTCTGTGTTATTTTCAGCAACAGTTTTAGTCTCGATAGTCGTGAGAATATCTAATGCACTTTTTGGTAAACCGTTAATCTCATGCGTTTCCACTTCGGACCACAGTTGGGAATACTTGTTGGTTTGAGAATAGGAGGTTGCAAATAGTAAAATCATTATATAGGTTGGTATGTGCTTCATTTTATTAATTTTTAAACAAGATACTTTGGTTTTTAGGTCCGCCAAAACATAAATGCGTAAAGTAAACGTTTGAGTGAGTGACGTGGTATAAATTTAAAGTTAAATAATATTTAACAATTTAAACAAAAACAATACCAAGAGAATGCTATTTTTGTTAACCTTTATTATTCACTATAAAACAAGTATGTTAAATAATTTATCGTCTAATACAATCATTAATAGCCAACAACCAGTAACTTATAATAACAAGATCTATAAACACATGAAAACATTTTTAATCGCTTTATTATTTCCTGTTACTATTTTTGCACAGACTTCCATAGAAAAAGGACAAACCTATATTGCTAATAAGCAGTTTGCTAAAGCTGAAAAAGAATTGATAGCCTACGTCACTTATCATGAAGATAATTTACAAGCTATAGAGTTGCTTGGTGATGCGTATGGACATCAAAAAAAATGGGATGAAGCAGCGACAGAATATAAAAAGCTTATTGCAGCTAAGCCAAAGTCTGCAAATTATCACTACAAAGTTGGTGGTGCTTTAGGAATGAAAGCCTTATCGGTTAATAAAATATCTGCTTTAGGAATTATCGGAGATGTCAAATCGTCTTTTTTAAAGGCTGCAGAATTGGATGCAAGTCATATTGAGGCACGTTGGGCTTTAGTGGAGTTGTATATGCAATTGCCAGGTATTATTGGTGGAAGCAAAAAGACGTCCTTAAAGTATGCTAATCAGTTAGAAAATTTATCTAAAGTAGATGGCTATTTGGCTAAAGGTTATATTTATGAATATGATGATGAACCAGAATTAGCAGAAACGTATTACCTGAAAGCCATTGAAGTTGGCGGTTCTATAACGTGTTATGATAAATTGGTTGCTTTATATGAAAAAGAAAATCAGCCAGACAAAGCTATTGGTGTTATTGAGTCTTCCGGGGTAAAGCATCAGCGTAATGGCTTGAATTACCAAATAGGAAAAGTTTGTGCAGATTATAATGTACAATTGGATAAAGGGGAGCGTTGTCTAGTAAAATATATTGATAATTATTCAGCTAAAGATGGTGTGCCAAAAGCATGGGCCAATTATCGTTTAGCACAAATCTACAAACATAAAAGTGATAAAAAGAAGGCGTTAAAATATATTAATTCAGCTATAGCTGAATTGCCAAATATTGACGTGTTTCAAGATTTTAAAGACGATATCTAATAGCTAGTCATGGTGATATTATTTGGTCAATCATCAGCGTCTAATGCTAATCGAAACCCTTGGTTGTCTTGTGATATTTGACTTATTTATTGGTCAAATCCATGTCAAAATTAAATCCAATACTTATCTTTACTTTTTATTTATAAAAACTCTATGAACGTACATTTTATAGCAATTGGTGGAAGTGCCATGCACAATTTAGCATTAGCATTACATAACAAGGGATATCAAGTTACAGGAAGTGACGATACTATTTTTGAACCTTCAAAATCAAGACTTGAAGTTAAAGGATTACTACCTGAAACATTTGGTTGGTTTCCTGAAAAGATCACTGCTAATTTGGATGCTATTGTTTTAGGGATGCATGCTAAAGCTGATAATCCTGAGTTGTTAAAAGCGCAAGAATTAGGCTTGAAAATTTATAGCTATCCTGAGTTTTTATACGAACAATCTAAGCATAAAACTAGAGTTGTCATTGGTGGAAGTCATGGTAAAACAACTATTACATCAATGATATTACATGTGATGCATTATCATGATCGTGATGTTGATTATATGGTTGGAGCACAACTAGAAGGGTTTGATGTTATGGTTAAACTAACCGATGATAACGATTTTATAGTTTTAGAGGGGGACGAGTATCTAAGTAGTCCTATTGATAGACGCCCAAAATTTCATTTATATAAACCAAATATTGCATTGTTAAGCGGAATTGCTTGGGACCATATTAATGTGTTTCCAACGTATGAAAATTATGTAGAGCAGTTTAGCATATTTGTAGATAGCATTGTTAAAGGCGGAAGTATTAATTATAACGAAGAAGATGCGGAGGTAAAACGTGTGGTTGAAGCTTCAGAAAACCCAATCCGTAAGATTGCTTATAATACACCAGAATATACTGTTGATAATGGTGAAACACTGTTAGAAACTCCAGAAGGTCCAATGCCTATTGAAGTATTTGGAAAACATAATTTAAACAATTTAGCAGGCGCCAAGTGGATTTGCCAACATATGGGAATTGACGAAGACGATTTTTATGAAGCTATCTCTACTTTTAAAGGTGCTAGTAAGCGTTTAGAGAAAATTGCGGAAAGTAAAACGAGTGTGGCTTACAAGGATTTTGCACATTCGCCAAGTAAGGTTAAAGCAACAACAAATGCGGTTAAGGAACAATATGAGAATCGTACGTTAGTGGCTTGTCTAGAACTGCACACGTATAGTAGCTTAAATGCTGAGTTTTTAAAAGAATATAAAGGCGCTTTAGATGCAGCAGATGTTGCGGTTGTCTTTTATAGTCCGCATGCAGTAGAAATTAAAAAACTAGATTCAGTTTCTGAACAACAAATAGCGGATGCTTTCCAACGTGAAGATTTAATTATTTACACCAATCCTGAAGATTTTAAAAACTATCTATTCTCTCAAAAAATTGATAATAAAGCTTTGTTATTAATGAGTAGTGGAAATTATGGCGGATTAGATTTTGATGGGGTAAAGGAGTTGATTGGGTAGTGTATTTCTTTTAAAAAGGACTCTTAATTAAAATGTTCCTGCTTTCGTAGGAAACACAAAATGGTTTTTGCTTGTAACATTTGTGTCTGAATGTCTACTTATTGGAATAAGACATTGGTATGCAATTTAAACGACTATTTTTTGATTCTTCAATATCTCCGAAGTCTGTATCTAAGGGAAGATTTATATCTGCCTTAATTATAGGGTTAATTTCTGCAGTAATAATTTATACTTTTTTTTATGGTCTAAGAGAATTTTACAGAGTATTATCTGTTCAAAATTATATGCCTATTATTTTAAGTGAAGATAAAAGATCGTTTTATAATTTGTTCTTTGCTGGGCTTTCAATGATTTTTGGACAATCAATAATGTTAAGCATTCTTATTAGTCGACCACAGAAAGTATTTTCAAGAAGAAATAATAAACGCCAAAGAATATTAAATGATCAAGTATTTTTAAATTTTAATGTTGCATTTTGGATATTTGAAATGGGACTTTTTTTTGCAGATTTTCTTACGTTTATTGATTTGTTTTATCCTTTAATACTTCTTATAATTGTCATGTACCTTGATGTATGGAAGGTTTTACTTCAAGTGATTGGAAAAAAGAGATATAAGTATTTATTTATACATTTTGTTGTTTTTTGCTTATTGACGTTTGGATTGTCAAAAATTAATAATATCAATTATCAAACGGTAGATGCATTTAGTTTAAAAAGTTACACTAATATTAATTTGCCAAGGTCAAATTATAAAACTGTAAATAGAGGATATGTAGATGATTATGATTTAAATTATGTTTTAATAAATAATCCTGACGGAACATTATCTGTTAAGAATTATGAAAATAAAGTAGTAAATATTAATGAAATACGTTCTGAGTTAGTTGATCAAAAAAAAGGCATGCGAGAAGTAATGATTCCAAGACTTGCTGTTAATATATTTGCGGATAGTACAACGAATTTGGTGAAACTAAAAGCTTTTGAAGAACGTTTATTTGCAATACAACAAGGCATAGTGAATTATGTGGTTTTTAATGAAGATGATTACTCTCGACGATTTGAAAAAAAATATGTTTATAATCGATTAAATCCAGATGTTGAGGCTTTTAAAAATACTAATAGTACTTTCTATAAAGAGTTGCCTCCTTTTTTATTCAATCCAATTTCACTTTCAGGAATAGACATTAGTGACTATTATAAAAATATATTGAAGGTTAACCTTAATGGAAATGGTGTTTTTATTGATGGGTATAAGGTGTTTAATGACTTGTTAATTAGGATTTTGAAAAATAATATTGCTGAGGATATTTTAATTGAATACGTGATTTCTGAAGAGTCAACTTATCAAGATTATATATGGGTGTTATCTTCACATAAAAAAGTAGTTGAAGAATTACGACAACAACATCAAACTATTAAGTTGGAATACGATGATAAATATAGATGTTTAAATAAAAAAGCTTTTGAAGCGGAAAGGGATTCTTTAAGGGAATTATATCCTTTTATCAAACGAGAAGTTTTAAAGAATTAAAACTATCTATTCTCTCAAAAATTTGATAATAAAGCCTTGTTGTTAATGAGTAGTGGTAATTATGGCGGATTAGATTTTGATGAGGTTAAGGAGTTGATTGGGTAGTGTTCAATTAGAATAGACTACTGTGAATTATTATAATACAGTCGTTTTTTGTTTACGTCCCAAAGCAATCAAACCTAATAAAGGTCCTAAAGCCAGTATAAAATAGATACTGTTGGAGTTGGATAACTCAACTAAGGAAGTCATAACCTGAATACTAATTATGGTAATAGTAAACCCAAGACAGTTAACTATGGTAAGTGCAGTTCCTTTTAATTCTGAGCTTGCGTTTTGAGCCACTAAAGTAGATAGTAAGGGCGAATCAGCAACCACTACCATTCCCCAAAATATAAGAAAACCAATAAGAAATATTTCCGAAGTTGTAGTAAACACTAAAGGAGATATTAAACAACAGAGACACGACAAAAGCAGCACGATAAACGCTGTTTTTTTTGTGCCTATCATTTGTGCTATATAACCACTAAAGATACAAGCTAATCCTCCTAGTCCTATAATTATAAAGGATAATAAAGGGATGTTAAAGGTGACGTCTGCGTTTATAATTGTGTATTGTTTTAATATTAGGGGTACAAATACCCAAAAAGTATATAATTCCCACATGTGACCAAAATACCCAAAAGCAGCAGCTCTAAAATCTCGTTTTTGAAAAACGTTAAAAAAGGCACTTAAATTGGTGTTTTGGCTAGGTTTTCGAAAAGGTCCATCAGGCACTAATGCTAATAATGCTATGCCTCCAAAAACGGCTAATGCAGATGTTGTGATTAATACCGATTTCCAAGGATAGGTAGTCGTGAGGTCTTTTAGTAGATGTGGGAAAGCGGTACCCAACACTAAGGCGCCTACTAAAAAGCCAAGTGATTTGCCAAGTCCTTTGTTGTAATAGTCCGTTGCAATTTTCATTCCTACAGGGTAAATTCCAGCAAGAAAAAAACCAGTCAAAAACCGAAGTGTAAGTAAGCTTATCAGACTATTGCTATCCCAAATGATACACATGTTAAAAAAAGCGCCAAGTAAAGCACTTATAAAAAAGACTTTTGAAGGCGAAAACCGATCTGCAATGGTTAAAATAGCAAAAAGTAATGTGCCAATAATAAATCCAAATTGGACTGCTGAGGTTAAATGCCCTAAAGCACTTTCGTTAAGATCAAAATTTAAAACAAGCTCATTTATAACGCCATTACCAGCAAACCAAAGCGAAGTACAACAAAATTGAGAGAGGACAATTACGGGAAGTATTATTTTTGAGTGTTTCAATGCTATTACAGGATTGTGTTTAATACAAATATAAAGTGGGTTTGTTAGACTAAGTTAAAGTAAAGGTTTTTTAACGAAAATTTGAGGACGCATTCAAGTTGCTTCTTTTGGGTAATGGGTTTAAATGCATTTTTATCTATTCCTTCTATCAAGTTCGTCTTTTGTAATATAACCATCTTTGTTTTTATCTCGATTATTAAAATTATCTTTTAACTTACCTTTTACTTCAGATTTAGAGAGTTTACCATCAGCATTCGTATCCATTTTTTCTAGCATTTTATCAAAAGAAGGCGCTGTATTGTCTTGATTGGCTTCAACCTGTTTAGTTTTAGTGACTTCTTGGTTTAAAATGGTATTAGAAGTCGTGTTTTGTGTAATAGGTAATAACATTAAGTCTTCAGCGTATATAACTACACCAGGATAATTTTCACGTATTTGAGCAGTTGTAGCGGTTTCATCAATAGTTGTAAAGTTAAAATGGGTTAGGACTAAATGTTTGGCATTAGCTTCTTCAGCCATTTGCGAGCTTTCTGCTAAATTAACATGTGCTTTGTGTTGTGTTCCATGGTTGTTTTTTTTATTCTTTTTTTTGGAGCTAGCTTTTGAGTCTTTGGCAATCGCACCGCCAGAATCCATTATTAGATAATCTACATTTTTAGCCAAAATAGGTAAGGATTTAGAGTATGTTAAATCGCCAGAAATGACAATCGACTCATTACCCACATCAAAACGATAGGCAGTTGTAGCAATAGTATGATTAACGGGTGTGTAACTAATTTTTATATCTCCGATAGTAAATGTGCCATTTCCAGTGAGGTTTTTGGCAGTAAAATTGGAAGTTACATCGCTTAAGCTTCTTTCGGATTTTGATAATCTATAGTCAATATCTTCTTCATAGATGTCAAGGATATTATCAATTATTGAAGTGGTTTGTTCTGGACCTGCAATAATGGTTTGATTTCCTCCAAGCAACGATTGAATAAATAGGGGTGCAAACTCTTCATTGTGGTCTAAATGATGATGCGTAAATAGCAACCCATCTAAGTCTTTGATTTTTGTGTTAATTTGGTTTAGGTTGGCCTGTGTGCCGTTCCCCATATCTACCAAGATTTGAGTGTTTTTATAAGATATAAGCACAGATGGTCCAGAGCGCTGTGTATTAAATTTTGGTGATCCAGATCCAATGATTGTGGCAGTCAAATGGTCATTAACCTCTTGTGCGAATAGTGTTGTCCCTATAAAAAAAAGTAGTAAAGCTAAATGTCCTTTCATCTTATTATTGTTTAAGACTTTGACACTTACTTGTGGTGATAGTTTAATTGGGGGCTGTTTTATTTAGTTAAAGTGAAACGATTGTGAGACAATAGACGTTCTAAAGAAAAGGAGAAATTAATAACGCTTAATGGATAGTATTTATACTAGTGTTCTACTTTTTCGACAAAATTATTACTTATCCAACCTCTTAATTTTTGATTGTCGTATTCATAATCTATTGGATTATTACAGGTTGTAGTGTTTAGGCTTGCGCTATCAATTTCGACAAACAGCCACGTTCTATTTTCCTTAATTAGTTCTGCTAAAACTTTAATATTACTATTGGCCTTTAATTTGCCAATAATATTAGTTTTTGATTCGCATGAAAACATGGCGTCGTCTTCAGAATATTCTTTTATATTCGGAGAAAATCGTACATTATAATTGTTATTTATGACCTTAACAATATAGGTGGAACTTAAATATATTTCGGGTGAGATAAGTTCGTAAGTACTATTAAAAAGAACATAGTTTTCTTTAATGACTATGTTGTCAGCATTAAAATTGAAAACTCTGGTGGAAGTAAACGGGCTTTCTCCACAACAGTGATTCAATTTTACGATTAAATCTTTTTTTAAATCTTGATATAAAAAGTAATTATAACAAAATTCTGAAATGACTTTGTCTAAGTTGTTATCTACATTTAAGTAAACCTCGATACATTTGGGCTCGGAGCATTGGTATAAGTAGATGTAGTCTAAATCATTATCGTTATCTAAGTCTATTTCTAGTTTTTGATAGTCGGGAATGCCATTGGATATAATGGTTTTTTCTATCAATTCTAGTTGTGTCTGTATTTTATTTTGTGATACACTACAAAACGAAATAAAAAATAAAATCAAGCAAGTAATTGGTCGCATTGTTATTCTTTTTTTAGTAATTCTTTCGAAATTTGTTCAAAAGGAAGTATGCCTGAAATTTCTCCATCTTTAATTACAAATAAATCTTCACATAAGATTTTGGATTTATTAGCTTTATCTAGCATAATATAATTGTGTATTGCCAGAAAATGACTGAAGTTGTCATCATTTAAGTCTTGTCTTACCACAAAAATAACATCTGATAAAGGTATTGAAACAAACAATTCATCTGTGCCTAGCATTTTGTGGGCTTCTAACATGTGTTTTTTGCTAAGAATTTTTGAAGTAGATGAAGGGGAAATGGGGCATGATAAAATTTTATAATCTAATTTGTGACCGGTTTCATTCCAAAAAGAAAAAGGTAAATCCAATTTATCAAAATTAATTTCGCTGTTTATTCTAAGCGTATGTACATAATCTTCGTTTTCATTTTCGGTGATAATTTGAAATGCGTCCACTTGTCCGTTAGCATCAGAAGTCTCAGGATCCATAAAAATATAAATACAAATTAGATCTGCATACATGTTTTCTCTTTGATGTACTGTTCTAACAAACTCATTATTTAGTTTGTATTCGGTAGTTTTTCCTGTAGTTAAAATAGGATAGACATTATCCA
This portion of the Olleya sp. Bg11-27 genome encodes:
- a CDS encoding tetratricopeptide repeat protein: MKTFLIALLFPVTIFAQTSIEKGQTYIANKQFAKAEKELIAYVTYHEDNLQAIELLGDAYGHQKKWDEAATEYKKLIAAKPKSANYHYKVGGALGMKALSVNKISALGIIGDVKSSFLKAAELDASHIEARWALVELYMQLPGIIGGSKKTSLKYANQLENLSKVDGYLAKGYIYEYDDEPELAETYYLKAIEVGGSITCYDKLVALYEKENQPDKAIGVIESSGVKHQRNGLNYQIGKVCADYNVQLDKGERCLVKYIDNYSAKDGVPKAWANYRLAQIYKHKSDKKKALKYINSAIAELPNIDVFQDFKDDI
- a CDS encoding UDP-N-acetylmuramate--L-alanine ligase; the encoded protein is MNVHFIAIGGSAMHNLALALHNKGYQVTGSDDTIFEPSKSRLEVKGLLPETFGWFPEKITANLDAIVLGMHAKADNPELLKAQELGLKIYSYPEFLYEQSKHKTRVVIGGSHGKTTITSMILHVMHYHDRDVDYMVGAQLEGFDVMVKLTDDNDFIVLEGDEYLSSPIDRRPKFHLYKPNIALLSGIAWDHINVFPTYENYVEQFSIFVDSIVKGGSINYNEEDAEVKRVVEASENPIRKIAYNTPEYTVDNGETLLETPEGPMPIEVFGKHNLNNLAGAKWICQHMGIDEDDFYEAISTFKGASKRLEKIAESKTSVAYKDFAHSPSKVKATTNAVKEQYENRTLVACLELHTYSSLNAEFLKEYKGALDAADVAVVFYSPHAVEIKKLDSVSEQQIADAFQREDLIIYTNPEDFKNYLFSQKIDNKALLLMSSGNYGGLDFDGVKELIG
- a CDS encoding MFS transporter, which produces MKHSKIILPVIVLSQFCCTSLWFAGNGVINELVLNFDLNESALGHLTSAVQFGFIIGTLLFAILTIADRFSPSKVFFISALLGAFFNMCIIWDSNSLISLLTLRFLTGFFLAGIYPVGMKIATDYYNKGLGKSLGFLVGALVLGTAFPHLLKDLTTTYPWKSVLITTSALAVFGGIALLALVPDGPFRKPSQNTNLSAFFNVFQKRDFRAAAFGYFGHMWELYTFWVFVPLILKQYTIINADVTFNIPLLSFIIIGLGGLACIFSGYIAQMIGTKKTAFIVLLLSCLCCLISPLVFTTTSEIFLIGFLIFWGMVVVADSPLLSTLVAQNASSELKGTALTIVNCLGFTITIISIQVMTSLVELSNSNSIYFILALGPLLGLIALGRKQKTTVL
- a CDS encoding MBL fold metallo-hydrolase, with product MKGHLALLLFFIGTTLFAQEVNDHLTATIIGSGSPKFNTQRSGPSVLISYKNTQILVDMGNGTQANLNQINTKIKDLDGLLFTHHHLDHNEEFAPLFIQSLLGGNQTIIAGPEQTTSIIDNILDIYEEDIDYRLSKSERSLSDVTSNFTAKNLTGNGTFTIGDIKISYTPVNHTIATTAYRFDVGNESIVISGDLTYSKSLPILAKNVDYLIMDSGGAIAKDSKASSKKKNKKNNHGTQHKAHVNLAESSQMAEEANAKHLVLTHFNFTTIDETATTAQIRENYPGVVIYAEDLMLLPITQNTTSNTILNQEVTKTKQVEANQDNTAPSFDKMLEKMDTNADGKLSKSEVKGKLKDNFNNRDKNKDGYITKDELDRRNR